A genomic region of Salinibacter pepae contains the following coding sequences:
- a CDS encoding isochorismate synthase: MLDLDPTVIRDIEGADDVRAALADRIRDATRSSAARTVRVSVPVPGRMRPIDWVRARSSAEAVYWSGRDEDRTVAACGTADVVSGSAAPVDYQALGRVLDERLDGADSGVRYYGGMRFDAGQPTAPNRPDGRWAPFGTYRFVLPRFELVEADGTLRLVCALVLPRDAERVDEIVDALGAVALPVPSEHTALPRPHQRQDVPGHGEWTDMVRWALDAIDGGSLDKVVLARRVALSLGAPMDPLLVLSHLEPATPGCYHFAVRPSRGAAFVGASPERLFRRAGRTVVSEAVAGTRPRGETAAADARLRQELLQSPKERREHAFVRDAIRDDLNRVCREVRIPKKRGELALARGRHLHARITGTLRPDTGTTDVLEALHPTPAVGGVPTDDAVAAIRAREPFDRGWYAGPVGWVGRDAAEFAVGLRAGLVEEAQMALFSGAGIVEGSAPDREWDEIEQKIGDFAAIMGVSDPRMASR; the protein is encoded by the coding sequence TCGAGGGGGCCGACGACGTCCGTGCGGCCCTGGCGGACCGGATCCGTGATGCGACCCGGTCGTCGGCCGCCCGGACGGTTCGCGTGAGCGTGCCGGTGCCGGGGCGCATGCGCCCCATCGACTGGGTGCGGGCCCGGTCGTCCGCCGAGGCGGTATACTGGTCGGGGCGGGACGAGGACCGCACGGTCGCGGCGTGCGGCACGGCGGACGTGGTGTCGGGCAGTGCGGCGCCCGTCGACTACCAGGCCCTCGGCCGCGTCCTGGACGAGCGCCTGGACGGCGCCGATTCTGGGGTCCGATACTACGGGGGGATGCGGTTCGACGCCGGGCAGCCGACCGCCCCGAACCGACCCGACGGTCGCTGGGCGCCGTTTGGCACGTATCGCTTCGTCCTGCCTCGGTTTGAGTTGGTGGAGGCGGACGGCACGCTGCGGCTCGTGTGTGCCTTGGTGCTTCCCCGCGATGCGGAGCGCGTGGACGAGATTGTGGACGCGCTTGGCGCGGTGGCGCTTCCGGTCCCCAGCGAACACACGGCCCTGCCCCGCCCCCACCAGCGACAAGACGTGCCGGGCCACGGCGAGTGGACCGACATGGTGCGCTGGGCACTCGACGCGATAGACGGCGGGTCCCTCGACAAGGTGGTGCTGGCCCGACGCGTGGCCCTCTCGCTCGGCGCGCCGATGGACCCCCTCCTCGTGCTGAGTCACCTGGAGCCCGCGACGCCGGGGTGCTACCACTTTGCGGTGCGTCCGTCACGGGGGGCGGCGTTCGTCGGGGCCTCCCCGGAGCGCCTCTTTCGACGGGCGGGCCGGACCGTCGTCAGCGAAGCGGTGGCCGGCACGCGGCCCCGGGGGGAGACGGCGGCGGCGGACGCGCGGCTCCGGCAAGAGCTCCTGCAGAGCCCGAAGGAGCGCCGCGAACACGCGTTCGTGCGGGACGCCATCCGGGACGACCTGAACCGGGTCTGCCGCGAGGTCCGCATTCCGAAGAAAAGGGGAGAGTTGGCGTTGGCCCGCGGACGCCATCTTCACGCCCGCATCACCGGTACGCTCCGCCCCGATACGGGGACGACGGACGTGTTGGAGGCGCTGCATCCCACCCCAGCGGTGGGCGGGGTGCCGACCGATGACGCCGTGGCGGCGATCCGGGCCCGAGAGCCGTTCGATCGGGGGTGGTACGCGGGGCCCGTTGGGTGGGTGGGGCGCGACGCCGCCGAGTTTGCAGTGGGCCTGCGGGCGGGCCTCGTGGAGGAGGCGCAGATGGCGCTGTTTTCGGGGGCGGGGATCGTTGAGGGGTCGGCGCCGGACCGGGAGTGGGACGAGATCGAACAGAAGATTGGCGACTTTGCCGCCATCATGGGCGTGAGCGATCCCCGGATGGCCTCCCGGTAG